The genomic region ATAAATACAACGCTGAATATAAAAAGTGTAAATCGATCGCATAAAATTTCTGGGTTCTTGCAAACCATGATCCAAACATTTTCAATTGATATTTTGTATGTGCGAAATTTCCAATATCATTTTTTCTCTCAGTTTTATTTTTCTATAAAATTAGCCTTTTTTTCtgcttttttttttattctaatAATTCCTTTAAATCTTTCATAATTATTTTctggttttttttttcaactgtaACACCTTTTCAATTTATATTAGGAGTTATTTCAGATATTTGATATACATACATCTTTTGATCAAGTTATTTATTTTAGTATTTATttcaaatattttatttatttatttatattagtAGTTATTTCAACATCACATCCGTATTTGATGAATGACATCAGGAAAAAAAATGTCATTGTAAATTAGGCTGCGTTTTTAGCTCATGATCTAATCTCGGTTCTTGATTTTATTTATTGCTGTTGCATGTAAATTAAATTGAACTTGATTTGTAGGACATGGCAGACCATTAATTAATGGCATAAATTTTAGTTTTGTACTCCTAGATTAGAATTTGTAGGTTGGAATTAAGCAAGCAGATTAATGAATACAACAAATAAATTATTTCCGGAATTTCAGGAACGTGGGTTTGTTTAAAAATTGACCTTTGAATTTTTGACTTTTAATCACAGGCTGACATCTCAGCTCTGTGGTTGTTCGTTTAATAGGTAGGATGAGCCTATTAATTAAAAGCCAAACAAGACCAAAAAATTCATAATCACGTTGTTGTTCTGtgattatttatttttcgtaattCTGCAACATCCCCAAGCCCCAACGTTACATAGCTGCATTAGACCTCCGTGTCTGAACAATATATTGATTATCACCTTCTCAATGTTTTTAAAAGAATTTTATTGTTAAATATTAATTTGTAGTTTCTTTCTCCCTCTAAAATATTTCACTGTTACTTTTCTGTTATTTTCTGTTTCTTTGACACATTAAACCGTTAAAAAGTTTAAATCTTTGACATTTTTTTGTTGATATTTGCAATTTTTGCTGTAATTTTCATGCTCGAAATTATTCGTTGATAATCTGGTCTTGATGATATTGCTCTGTCATTGAACGGTCATCTAGCCCTGCCAATGATATTCATCTTGAAGTTATAAGTCTTTACTCTAAAAGACTAAGTTGTAAATAACAATGCAATTGCATAAACCCCCTTTATCTCTAAAAAAACTCTCTAAAAACCCTAACCTCCATCTGTTATACGCGGGGCTTCCATTGATTATCAATCGATGGTAGTCTCAAAATTATTTCATATTTCAATCAATAGTATACAGTTCTATTTTCTATTCAATGAAAGTCTCCCTTTTGGTAAGAATCATTTTTCTATCCCTtatttcggggtttttccatttaTTCGTGGGTTTAGTCTCATCAGTAGTATAGTCAAGAGTAGTTCGTTGATGGTTCGTAGCGTATTCTTTCAAAAGGTACAAGTGATTTGTCAACGATCTTTGGAACCGGTTagaggtaaattttatctcataaatcaaGCGAATGATCCCCTCAAAAGGGGTATGCCGATTATGTTGTTGAGAATTTAGGAACATTAACTCTGTAAGAGGATTATGTAAGGGGATCTGTCTTATTATAAATCGCCTTGGAAAATTCGTAGTAGAAGGGAAGATAATTACAGGTTTCAAAGTCGGCAAAATGTACTTAACCCGAGGATAGTAATGACGTACTCGGATGCGAAGATTCCTTTCGTTCTTAAGCGGAGACAATATACATTGAACCTGTTCTACACCATGACAATAAACAAGAGTCATGGACTCTTGTTTATGTGTCGAAACCAATATTTAGTAATGGTCAGCTTTACGTAAAAGCATCAAAAACATTGTCATCCGAGGGATTTAGGTTCTTATTGATGATAGAGACCAAAGGTATTAAGGCTACACGAAGAACATTATTTACAAAGAAATTTTCACAAATTTACAAAATTAGGTGTCGTATTAGATATTTTGCATGAAACTCCAAAGGATAAGTAGTCTTAAGTATACATAGTCAAAGACTATTTTGGTAAAAAAATTGATGGTGCGTGAAACAATAAGAATTATAACTCTAAAATTCAACTATATCTATGAATGCTATACAAGTAATATAGTTAATACCAAATGCTACAACGTTTTCGTTGCGTTTTTGTTATTGGAATTGATGATTAATCGATCCTCATCTAAATCAACCCCCAAAATTTTGTTTGCTCCCATTTTCAGCATGATTTtactttttattaaatttaaaaaaaatttgtTACTAGACCATGGTAACTTAAACCAACGCTTTCAGCGTTGCTATAAAATACTAACTTGGTAACCCAATGATTTTAGTGATGCCATAAACTACTAAATGATGTTGCCAAAGATGATACTACTAAGCACCCCCTGTCCCCTCCATTCTATTTAATAGAATAACAAAtatttttgattgttgtttagagACTACTAATTCTGTTGAAATTcattttggatttgattttgcgaAAGGTATATATggagcaaatactcttaattgtaaaaatagtcaaggtaaaattaaaaattatgttgTAAGAGATTTAACATTTTCTTTGAACATACTAAGTATATATAATCTTGACACGAGTTGTTTTACATAACATTcatatcattttttttaattaaaaaccaGTTGTGCCGGTAACAATGAAAGAACTAACAACATACTATAACTATGTCACTTGATATTATACTATATAATGACAAAACTTTTATGTTAAAAACACTAATAATTCATCGGTGATCAACTAAACCAACCACGGATTTTTTTTCATCAATGATTAGTATATATTTTAACATATAATCATATtgggagccccgtgcatcgcacgagcTTTCCAACTAGTTTATATTACGtatcgacgataattagtaaaaataTCGACGATCTTTAGCacgaccctgagagaaactccaaATAACCCGATTTGAAAGAACTAGATCCAATTGACCAATTTGCTAGGTTTATAaatactcaaaaaaaaaaagaggaaaaaaattaGATGTGTTTATTTTAAATAGAAGTAGATAttacaattttccataaaaataacTTTTAATTCTTTTCTATTTTGGTTTCCTATCCTATGTCTGCCTAGTGGGCATAGAACTAGGCATAGAATAGAAAAACCCGTATAAATAAATAGAAAAACCCTTATAAATATACACCTCAAAACGTCCAAGAGAATAGAGACAGACTCATAGAGCGTAAAAAAAATAGAACACCAAATTACAGCGGAGAGAAAAATTACAGCAGAGAGAGAATGGACGCGGTGGAGAGAGTGGTGGCGCAAATCCAAGGTTTATCGGGAACCACGTCGGATTTACATCAACTTCATGTCTTCCTTAAACACTCCGATGACTCGCTCCGAGGCAACTCATCTCGCTTAcctcctttcttttctcaactcgATCCTTCGTTTCACTCGCTCGGTTATCTCTACCTCTTGTTCGTCTTCTCTCTcgattttcctcttttttttggTGTTTATTTTGTGGATTATTGATTTTGTTGTAGTTGATGATTGAATTTCTAGGGTTTCACTGTTTTTCGTCGATATTAGGGCTTCATTTTACCGGAATTTGTTAGATATGTGTTTATTTTTGAGATTGTTTAAATTCTAGGGTTTCGTTGTTTTCTTggtcaaaattagggttttttggatgatattcatgtcttttgttTATATTCGATTTGGTTAGAAATAATTTCTGGCATGAATAGGAGTAGAATGAACGATTATCGGTCCAGAACTAGTGCAGAATACTCAAGACTTCGTTATGATACCAATGCGCAATGCTATAAATGAAACAGTGTTACTACGACTCAGCTGTAGTGCTAGTGTTGGACACGGCATGATTATATTGTGCAAAAGTTTGTTGTTTGTGGATTTTTGAGATTGTTGTAGGTGACTGATGATtgaattttagggttttgccccTTTTTTTGGTTAAATTAGGGCTTTTTGGATGATATTCATGTATTTTGATTTTATTCGATTTGGTTAGAAATAATTTCGGGCACGAATCGGAGTAGAATGAACGATAATCGGTCTGAAACTAGTGCAGAATACTCGAAAACTTCGTTATGATACCAATGTACAATGTTATAAATGAAACGTGTGTTACTCTGATTCAAAACCAAAGTGAAGGGTGAGGTGTTGAAGTGACATAGGGTAAATATTCAAAATCAGCGAAGTCTTGAAATTCAATAGATGCTCATATTATTTTATCCGATCAACTTTTGCCCAATTACTTTTGAATTGTTTGGATTTATGTCGAATATAGCATTGGCTAGTAATGCTCTCTTAATAATTGATGCCGTTGTTATATCTAAATTTATGAGGTGCTTCTGTTATGTGTTCTTTTTTGCATTCTATAAACACCTAACACATACATGGCATGCGGAAGTGAAGCACAGACTTTTTTTTGCTTCATATATGTTGGTGATATTTTCGTTTGTCATGTTGATAGGGATGCATACTTATTTTCTCGAGTACCAAAAGATGATGTCAGTGAGGTTTCAAAACTGGTGGCCAGATTTATTAATGTTTGTCGCCCTGAACAGATTCGTCTCGCATCCGAAAAATGTATGTATGTTAGCAATAGTCATATTATTATAACTGCATTTATTTGTTGATGTTCTGTGTGCCCCTTACGGTTATTGTTGCTTTTCTGTCAGTTATACATGTCTGTAAGAAGCTTAAAGATCTAGTCATGGGTCTTGATGCTCCCATCAGAGGCGTTGCCCCAATGCTGACAGCCATCCGTAAAGTTCGAGCTTCCTCTGAACATCTTACTACTCTTCATCCCGACTTTCTTCTTCTTTGTATATCGGCAAAATGCTACAAGACTGGTTTATCGCTGTTAGAGGAAGATGTCTTAGAAGTGGACCACCCAAAAGATCTTTTCTTGTACTGCTATTATGGGCAAGTTTCTTTCACTTGtgctttttgaaggtttttctaaaCCATATCTGATGCATTCTGAGAGTCTAACTGAGTAAATATTTGAAGAAGTAAATCTCACTCGAACCAATTCAGATATTGCCTCTCAAAGTTCCGTTCAACTTGTACCATTGATTTTGTCTAGGTCTATACTTTGGACTAATCTATTCCTGCTTAAGGAGTATTTCTAAACACTGAAGTTATGCATTTCCCTCTGCAGGGGGATGATTTACATAGGTTTGAAGAAGTATGGTAAAGCATTGGAGCTTCTTCATAACGTAAGTTACTGGTTTATGATTAATGTTCTATATGCTGTGTAGCATATATAATGGTTATCCTTCTGCACGTGTCTCTTTTCATTGTAAATAAATAGCCTAATTCCCGTTTGACCGTTGTaatttttacattttatttaCAGGTAGTTACTTCTCCAATGTCTACTTTAAGTTCAATAGCTGTTGAAGCATACAAGAAGTACATATTGGTCTCCCTCATTCATAATGGCCAGGTTTATTCATCTTATTTCCATATTTACGTTTTCCACTTTTCTGGCTGCTGCTTTTTCGACCATTAAATTCCATTTTGTGCTGGAGGTGATGCATGATTTATTTGCTTTTCAACAAAGCAAAAACAGAATGCACCTACTGACCTACATAATAGTTTAAACAATTTAGTTTCTGGAAACAGTACCGTTGTTGGCTTTTTCGTTTGTCATGTTTGTGCTTGATAAGAAGCTCTGACCATAGTTCTCTGGTGGCAGCACAATACTCACTTTCCAAAGTACACTTCTTCTGTGGCTCAGAGGAGTTTGAAGAATTTTACTCAGGTATTTTTTGCTATAGAAGAAGTAGTTCTGTTCTTGCGTTTCATTTTGTTCAAAGACTAGGATGGCTGTGTATATCCTCGCCTTTCGAATTTTGGTGCATACATCGTATAAAAGCTACGTGCAAGGAATAGGCATTTGGTAGTCAAGATGCTCAGACATGTAATCTTTGCTATAAAATGAGAAACTCCCCGCTGTATTGATAGAGAATGTATTGTTTCTGTCTGTTTTATACATTATTATGATTAGCTTAGAACTAACTACCTATTGGCTTGCTGGGGCATTCTCTAAGAACTTGTATGTAAAGCATTTGAGGAGGAGAGGGGAGTGAGATTGAAGAAGGAAAAGGAAGGGTAGGGGAGGGGAGGAGAAATAGAACTAAGTAACTATTGCCTTCCACATTTTCCTAAGATTTAAGTGGCTCGTGAGTAGTTTTTCAAGTTTATCTGAAGTGtgattctttttttcattttgttGATGCAAGTGGTTTGTGTTCTGCCTTGTAGCTTGATTACTATTATAGTTCAATGCGTATTTAGCAAGTAGTAACTTGAATGCGTTGCCTAGAAAAAAGCTCAAGTGTACCTTAATGATTTTGATTTCGAACTATTAATAAACTAACTATGAGGACCGACTTTGTAAACATTGGCTTCACGTGGTTGCTTATTACCTGCACCATTAGCCTGATTAGAGCAAAAAAAACAAAATGACTCAATAAAATGTCTTCCCCTCCTATACTAACATTTTTGGGTGATGCAAGTTTTATCATGGGTTACTTGGAAACATTTGTACATTTTCCACACAGTGGTACCCCTATTTGCAGGAACAAAGAGCAAAGATGCAAACTTGGTAACTTGATGAAACTCACTTGTGCTACTTTCGATGCAGGCCTACCTTGAACTAGCAACTAGTTATAGCAATGGAGACATTGCTGAGCTGCAGAATCATGTCGAAGTGAACAAGCTAAAGTTCGAATCGGTGAGTTATTCGATTTAGGGCAGATGAACTTATTTCGAATAATTCAATCCCAGCTAAAAGTTGCATATGCTTAGGACTCTGACCCTTTCTACTTGTGTATTCAGGACAATAATCTGGGATTGGTGAAGCAAGTTGTGTCATCTATATATAAGCGGAATATCCAGAGATTGACTCAGACATACATAACCTTATCTCTTGAAGATATTGCCAATACAGTGCAATTAAACAGTCCCACAGAAGCGGAGATGAATGTTCTGCAAATGGTACCCTATTGGACCTTATACTTTTGTCGGTCATTGTTTTTTGTATCTTTCTAGTTATGTGATGCCATTTGTGGTTCTATGCTTTTGCGGTGATGTTTCTCCTTAAATACCATTGTTTTTGCTATCATTCCCGACTGATGAGGCAATTTCTGACTATCTGAGTATCTTCCCTTTGTTTCCAGATTGAGGATGGTCAGATATATGCGACAATTAACCAGAAAGATGGAATGGTTAGGTTCCATGAGGATCCAGAACAGTATAAGACGTGTGAGATGATTGAAACCATAGACAAGTCCATCCAGAGGTATGTCGTTTGATCTTCATCACGGTAGTGTTGAGTATTGTTACATTGCGCTTGTTCGTGGTCTGACAGTTCAAGTAATTACTGCATAATCATACTTTTATAGCTAATACAAATGATGTATGCATACTTTTTGGCTTCTCTGCAGGATAATGGGTTTGTCCAGGAAACTAACTGCTGTCGATGAAAAAATTTCCTGTGATCCACTGTACCTGGCCAAGGTAAACCCTACTTTTAGTAAATACGGAGTAAATGTTCCGATCAATTGAATGGTCATATAATCCAAATGAATCTACAGGTTGGGAAAGAGCGGCAGAGATTCGACTTTGATGATTTTGACGGAGTGCCACAGCGATTCAACATCTGATTTACCACATCTGCATTATTGGGCATCCCTGCATTTGCATAGGAGTTGACTATCATGTAGTATGGAGATTGCTGAGAAAACAACTTTGGTGTCGGTGTCAGTCTCGGCCAAGCCTCAATACCATGTTTTTGGATCATTATCAGGCTCTCGCTGAGTTACTTTGTTTTTAGTAGTCTTTTCAAATGTGTGAACGTCTAATTTGTTGCCCAGTTAGTACAAAGAAAACTGTGGCCGAGTATGCTCAACCTaagtaggtttttttttttttgcaaattgCAAGTCGGGCTTTGTCGCTTTGGGCGCTTATGCTCTATTGGTATTTTACTACCTCAACGGCTCAAAGTGATTTTGACATGGTTAAAGTTCAAAGTTCAGCGTTTAAAGCCTACAACTTGAATAAAATAGACGATAATAATATGAATAATGGTCAATGAATGATTGTTGCTATTCAAGCATTGAATTTCGCAAGTGCTAAAACTACCacattataaaaatttgatattccgTATTAACGTAAAAACTCAAACTAGAGCTACAATATTCTTTATTTTTTGTTGCACTTTGTCTAATGtcctaagaccatccccaagcaaaagGTCGACTTAATCGGGTCATTCAGAATTTTTACTCTTAATCACCCCTTATTAACTTGACCTATTTTCActctcccaagcagaaggtcacgacctggGTTAATTAATCCAATTATTTTTCACTTTCATCATTTTCAATCATTTCCCACATTCTCTACCCCACTAAAACCTCTCTCTTACtttttcaattattatttactaactaAATATACACaagttatttttgtatttttcataaaataaaaGTAGTTCAATatgttaaatattaatttaatgggGTACACTACTGGaaaaaattattaaataacaatgttaaaatttaaaaattgaaaagaCGATTTCATTGACAACAAAAAAACCGcaaacataattaaaaaaaacCGCATAAATAACTAAAAAAAATAAACGCATAAATAATTAAAAAGCAAACATGATTTGAAAAAAACATGAAATACTATTTGCATATTGTGtatttagttttattttttttaattatgtttttaatGTTGTAACCAATTACAATTTGCCACATGGAAGGTCAATCCTTGGGTCAATTTGAGCAAGTGAAGGTCATCAATTGACCTCTTCTCACCTTTTCAACCCTTAGGTCACCCTAATCTTTAGCTTAATATTGGATTAAGATGACCTTCCACAAATTGAACCccccaattgaccttgcttgggggtgGTCTAATGTGACACTCAAATGGAGTAATTATGTTGTACTCCGTACTTCTTTGTTCCAATTATTTGTTACCCCTTAAAAGCCATGTTCTTTTGGAAGATATattaagttcaattcagatcttataagtttagttcagttcagattctataagttcagttcagatcagattctctataagttcaattcagttcagatcctataagttcaatttaGATCCTTTTAAGTTTAGATcgtataaattcagttcagaaaagttatatacggagtattatttttaaaaccggATGCAaaaaaatttaatattaattattcgatacatatatacattattatttttaaacaaaattattattcct from Silene latifolia isolate original U9 population chromosome 3, ASM4854445v1, whole genome shotgun sequence harbors:
- the LOC141647113 gene encoding COP9 signalosome complex subunit 3: MDAVERVVAQIQGLSGTTSDLHQLHVFLKHSDDSLRGNSSRLPPFFSQLDPSFHSLGYLYLLDAYLFSRVPKDDVSEVSKLVARFINVCRPEQIRLASEKFIHVCKKLKDLVMGLDAPIRGVAPMLTAIRKVRASSEHLTTLHPDFLLLCISAKCYKTGLSLLEEDVLEVDHPKDLFLYCYYGGMIYIGLKKYGKALELLHNVVTSPMSTLSSIAVEAYKKYILVSLIHNGQHNTHFPKYTSSVAQRSLKNFTQAYLELATSYSNGDIAELQNHVEVNKLKFESDNNLGLVKQVVSSIYKRNIQRLTQTYITLSLEDIANTVQLNSPTEAEMNVLQMIEDGQIYATINQKDGMVRFHEDPEQYKTCEMIETIDKSIQRIMGLSRKLTAVDEKISCDPLYLAKVGKERQRFDFDDFDGVPQRFNI